From the genome of Ctenopharyngodon idella isolate HZGC_01 chromosome 23, HZGC01, whole genome shotgun sequence, one region includes:
- the ppp1r3g gene encoding protein phosphatase 1 regulatory subunit 3G, giving the protein MLLRSDSPGRIHSVIGHYKPGMMNIMNEEQMENGMDSDDDLQPEEIPEYLKDRRRAKSLPAYPEQVNLYHQISQSCRKRVKFADALGLNLASVKHFSTSEDPHIPAKVFNRLKSFPLHKDRDFMDDLCVNIKSTLALDYLVPTFKMPVDSGDMHTRLARSRVALESVTVTQFDVRGIIRAVGRREVGVRYTFNDWLSFVDAQAIPVPTEDKTRGERFSFTMYTPPFLDPSASVHFAVYMREDNSEFWDNNDGLNYSLKYHSSTSSETAAFHAI; this is encoded by the coding sequence ATGCTCCTCAGGAGTGACTCTCCTGGAAGGATACATTCTGTCATTGGACATTACAAACCTGGAATGATGAACATAATGAATGAGGAGCAGATGGAGAACGGAATGGACTCCGATGATGATCTTCAACCCGAGGAGATACCCGAGTACCTGAAAGACAGGAGAAGAGCCAAGTCCTTACCTGCGTATCCAGAGCAGGTGAATCTGTACCACCAGATCTCCCAGAGCTGCAGGAAACGCGTGAAGTTCGCGGACGCGCTCGGGTTGAATCTGGCGAGCGTCAAGCACTTCAGCACCAGCGAGGATCCTCATATTCCCGCCAAAGTGTTTAACAGGCTGAAGAGTTTCCCTCTTCATAAGGACCGGGACTTCATGGATGACTTGTGCGTGAACATCAAGTCCACTCTGGCACTGGACTATCTGGTCCCGACGTTCAAGATGCCCGTGGACTCCGGTGACATGCACACGCGGCTCGCGCGCAGTCGTGTCGCGCTGGAAAGCGTCACGGTCACACAGTTTGATGTCCGTGGGATCATACGGGCGGTGGGTAGGAGAGAGGTTGGGGTCAGGTATACTTTCAACGACTGGCTGTCGTTCGTGGACGCGCAAGCCATCCCCGTGCCCACCGAGGACAAGACGCGCGGAGAGCGCTTCTCCTTCACCATGTACACGCCTCCTTTCTTAGATCCGAGCGCTTCTGTGCACTTCGCCGTGTACATGAGGGAAGATAACTCTGAGTTCTGGGACAACAACGATGGGCTGAACTATTCCCTGAAGTACCACAGCTCGACATCCAGTGAAACCGCAGCTTTCCACGCGATATGA
- the LOC127505748 gene encoding cytochrome b5 yields MENNGTDGKGVKYYRLSEVEERNSFKSTWIIINNKVYDVTKFLEEHPGGEEVLREQAGGDATESFEDVGHSTDAREMASTMLIGELHPDDRDKIAKPPESLVTTVQETTSWWSNWLIPAVAAVIVTLMYRLYTAEEA; encoded by the exons ATGGAAAACAACGGAACAGACGGAAAGGGTGTTAAATATTATCGTTTGTCAGAGGTGGAGGAACGGAACTCTTTTAAAAGCACATGgattatcattaataataaagtatacgATGTCACAAAGTTTCTCGAGGAG CACCCTGGAGGAGAGGAGGTGCTGCGGGAGCAGGCGGGTGGAGACGCCACTGAGAGTTTTGAAGATGTCGGCCACTCGACAGATGCACGCGAGATGGCCAGTACTATGCTCATAGGAGAACTGCATCCA GATGACAGGGACAAGATTGCCAAACCACCA GAGTCACTTGTAACAACCGTACAAGAAACAACAAG CTGGTGGTCAAACTGGTTGATACCTGCTGTCGCCGCGGTAATTGTCACGTTGATGTACCGTCTATACACCGCAGAGGAGGCATGA